From a single Larimichthys crocea isolate SSNF chromosome XIII, L_crocea_2.0, whole genome shotgun sequence genomic region:
- the sec61b gene encoding protein transport protein Sec61 subunit beta has translation MPGPAASATNVGASSRSPSKTVAPRAAGSTVRQRKATSSGTRGGGRTTGSAGTGGMWRFYTEDSPGLKVGPVPVLVMSLLFIASVFMLHIWGKYTRS, from the exons atg cCTGGACCAGCAGCAAGCGCAACCAATGTTGGGGCGTCTAGCCGTTCCCCAAGTAAGACAGTGGCTCCCCGCGCAGCAGGATCCACAGTCAGACAGAG AAAAGCTACTAGCAGCGGTACACGCGGCGGCGGCAGGACCACAGGATCTGCAGGCACCGGTGGCATGTGGCGCTTCTACACAGAAGACTCGCCAGGCCTCAAAGT TGGCCCGGTGCCAGTGCTGGTGATGAGCCTGCTCTTCATCGCTTCAGTCTTCATGCTGCACATCTGGGGAAAGTACACCCGCTCTTAA
- the alg2 gene encoding alpha-1,3/1,6-mannosyltransferase ALG2 encodes MVRVVFLHPDLGIGGAERLVVDAAVALKSQGCSVQIWTAHYDPTHCFSETLDPELPVVCVGDWLPTSVFGYLHALCAYLRMIYVALYLIFFSGVEYDVIFCDQVSACIPVLRLSRHRKKVLFYCHFPDQLLTQRKSALKKLYRAPIDWLEEKTTGMADMILVNSQFTAGIFKETFLGLREVQTDVLYPSLNTHTFDQQSVEAQGLEGLLPEGTSCLFLSLNRYERKKNLGLALEALAVLRSSLPPGQRAGIHLVVAGGYDDRVTENVQHYTELKDLAAQLHMEDCVTFLRSPSDSLKVALLRGSAAVLYTPSREHFGIVPVEAMYCCCPVIAVNSGGPLESVADGETGFLCEPTAEAFSKAMERLVREPQLRRDMGQAGRRRVRDKFSLQAFSDQLYGYIVRLSQ; translated from the exons ATGGTTCGGGTGGTGTTCCTCCATCCAGACCTTGGTATTGGTGGAGCTGAGCGACTGGTGGTCGATGCTGCTGTCGCACTGAAGTCTCAAGGATGCAGTGTTCAGATCTGGACGGCCCATTATGACCCAACACACTGCTTCTCTGAGACCCTGGACCCAGAACTGCCTGTG GTATGTGTGGGTGACTGGTTACCCACCAGTGTGTTTGGTTACCTGCATGCACTGTGCGCCTACCTGAGGATGATCTATGTTGCCCTCTACCTGATCTTCTTCAGCGGGGTGGAGTACGACGTCATCTTCTGTGATCAA GTCTCAGCATGTATCCCGGTGCTGCGACTGTCCCGTCACAGGAAGAAGgttttgttttactgtcacTTCCCTGACCAGCTGTTGACCCAGAGGAAGTCGGCCCTGAAGAAACTTTACCGCGCTCCCATTGATTGGCTGGAGGAAAAAACCACCGGCATGGCTGATATG ATTCTGGTAAACAGCCAGTTCACCGCAGGCATCTTCAAGGAGACCTTTCTTGGTCTGAGAGAAGTCCAGACAGACGTCCTCTATCCCTCCCTCAATACGCATACCTTTGACCAGCAGTCCGTTGAGGCACAAGGCCTGGAAGGGCTGCTCCCAGAGGGAACCTCCTGCCTGTTTCTCTCCCTAAACCGATATGAGAGAAAGAAGAACCTGGGACTGGCTCTGGAGGCTCTTGCAGTCCTGAGGAGCAGCCTTCCTCCAGGCCAGAGAGCAGGCATTCATCTGGTGGTGGCGGGGGGCTACGATGACAGAGTTACTGAGAACGTTCAACATTATACTGAACTGAAAGACCTAGCAGCGCAGCTCCACATGGAGGACTGTGTCACCTTCCTGCGCTCCCCTTCTGACTCACTAAAGGTAGCGCTGCTGCGGGGCAGCGCGGCCGTGCTGTACACCCCGAGCAGAGAGCATTTTGGGATAGTTCCCGTCGAGGCCATGTACTGCTGCTGCCCTGTTATCGCTGTGAACTCTGGGGGGCCCCTGGAGAGCGTGGCAGACGGGGAGACGGGCTTCCTGTGTGAGCCCACGGCAGAGGCCTTCTCTAAGGCCATGGAGAGGCTCGTGAGAGAGCCACAGCTCCGCAGGGACATGGGACaagctgggaggaggagggtacGAGATAAATTCTCTCTTCAGGCCTTCTCAGACCAGCTGTATGGGTACATTGTCAGGCTGAGCCAGTGA